In Candidatus Nitrosotalea sinensis, the sequence GATACACAGAATGCTTGATCCGCGCTCTGTCGTTCTAATCTTTGCCTCTGGAAAATTAGTTTGTACTGGAACAAAGAAAGAGGCCGAAGTCTACCGAGCTGTACACAATCTTCACACACTACTAGAAGAAAAGAAATTGATGGAATACGAATAATCGTAAAACCATTCTCTAAATTTTTATATTATAAATTTATGATGCAGATTTTTTGTCATGTCTTTTTTGTATGATGCTTCCGCCAAATGATATCACAAGATTGATTCCTAGTGATATTACTGCTATGTATAGAGGACCAAGTGGTGTCTTTAACAGAGATGATGTAAGCTGGCCGAAATTATTTGCCATCTCTACCATGAGTATGCCTGATACAATACCAGCTGCCAATCCTGTGATTAATGGCGTTTTTTTGAGAACTTTGGTATACAGTCCAAAAAGTACTGCAGGCAGTATCTGTACAATGAGTATGCCTCCAAGTAACTGTAATGAAATTGCATAGGTTGCAGGAACTGAAAATACAAACCCCAGTGCAACAAATTTGAATATGGTTGAAGATAGTTTTGTTATCTTGATTTCGGACTTGTCTGACAAGTTTGGCTTTATCTCCTTGACTATGTTTCTTGTAAGGAGATTTGCTTGAGCCATTGCCATTATTGCTGCAGGAACAAGGCCGCCTACAAAAATCCCGAGCAATGCAACACCTGAGAACCAGCCAGGAAGTGAGTACAAAATAAGCGATGGCACTACTAGTATTCCTCTTGAGCTTTCTGGAAAACTAGACAAGAATTTCATTGCATCAGGTACTGCGTATACCAATATGCCCATGAGTGCAAGTATTGCAAGTCCAACTCCGTAAAGTGGCAAGAGTGCGGTACTGCTGCGGAGTTTGTGGGCACTTTGAGCACTCAAAACTCCGTTTATTGCATGTGGGTATAGGTAAAGTGCCAGGGCGCTGCCAAGTATTAGTGTAGCATATGCTGGAACCAAATTTTCTGGTAATGTGACATAACTGCTACTTGCAGCCTTGAATGCATTTCCAAATCCACCTATGCTTATTGGGACAATCACAATCACTGCAATTACTGTTATCCATACCAGTATGTCTTTGAATATGGCAGTAAGTGTGGCACCACGAAGTCCACTTGTATAAGTAAATGCTGCTAAAATTATGAATGCAATCAATAGTGATATTTCTTGTACCATCTGAGAGTTGGCATATCCTGCAAGCATCACGGTAAGGACTGACTGCATGCCAACTATCTGGAGAGCAATGTATGGTAATTCTGCAACGATGCCTGTAACTGCAATCATTATTGCAAGCGTCCTGCTGTTGAACTTGTCTTTTACAAAATCTGATGCTGTAATGTATCCCTTCTCACGTGAGAGTGTCCAGAGTTTTGGCATTGTCACAAGTGCCACGGCAAAAGTCAACATGACGTATGGTATGGCAAAAAAATACAGTGATCCTTTTGCAAATACTCCTGACGGGATTGCAACAAAGCTATAAGCTGTATAAAGATCTGCCCCAATCAAAAAGAAGACAAGAGCGGTACCAAGTTTTCTTCCTGCTAGTGACCACTCGTGAACATGGTTTAGGTCTCCCCTTCTCCAATATTTGCCATAAAATCCTAGGCCTATAAAGACTGCAAATAATGCTACAAATACAACTATGACATCTGTGGATATCATGATTTTTTCTCCGTTATTCTAGAATATGCAAAATAAAATCCCGTACATGCAAAGAGCCAGATTGTTTGGAACCAATAGAAGAATGGTAACCCAAATAATTCTGGGTCGTCCCTGTTGTATATTGGAACTCCCAAGTTTACAAACGATGGTATCAGGATGAGTAGTGCTAAGGTGATGTATTTGGTTCTGGTTGACATCTTTCTCTTGAACTAGGTCGTAAAAATATAAGCATTGAGAATTATTCTAATACGACAATCACTATATTGTACCGTGGAAGATGAGCCGTCTGTATCATTTTGTAGGGAGATTGCCAAAAAATATGATTACACGACACTGGCAAGGCCTGTTTATGTCATACAGGAACATCATGCTACCAAGTTGCACTGGGACTTGAGATTTGAAGTCCATAATACTCTGAAAAGTTGGGCCCTGCCAAAAGAGCCACCACAGAAAATGGGAGAAAAGCGACTGGCAATCTCTGTTGATGACCATCCTTTGGAATATGCGGCATTTGAGGGGGAGATACCTTCTGGCAATTATGGAGCAGGAAAGGTGAAGATATGGGACAAGGGCACATTTGAGGTTGTAGAGTCTAGTGAGAAAAAAATGATTGTAAACATACATGGCTCCAGGCTGAAGGGCAAGTATTGCCTGGTACACTTTGAGCCAGAGGGAAAAAATTGGTTGTTCTTTAAAATGAAATACGATCTCAAGTAGATTTTTCTTTCTTGCCTATTGCCATGAGAAACATTGGTTCCTTGTCTTTTGCGTGGGGAGAGAAAAAGTTTGTTACTAGATCATCGTAAAATGTAAGGCCCGTGGCACCAAGTCCTAGACTGTATGATGCAAGATACATCTTGCCTGCCGTTATTGCAGCATCAAGCTGGGCAACTCTGTATCCGCGATTTCCAAAATGTTTGAGTATCTTGTCCAGGTCTGTCATGAAAAATATTGTAACACTTGCGTCATATGGTAGGTCTTGATCAAGGCCGAGATTTCCTGATGCATTTCTGAAATTTCCTTGGCGTAATTTTTCAAGTGAATTATTTTTTTGTGCATAATAATATGAGCCAGGCTCTAGCCCGTCTACTGCGTTTGCTATGATGTAAATGTCTGAAAGTGATTCTCCATCAACAGAAAAGTCTGTATTGATGCCATGCGTTGTTTTGTCTAGTATTGTGGTTAGTTGTTCTAATGTTATTGATTCTAATGAAAATTTTCTTGTAGAGCCGCGCTTGATTATGGTGCTCTCTATGAGTTCTGATGATTCTGCCTTGTCTCCAAGCTGAATGCCTGTGTTTTGGCTTTTCTTTATTGAAAGTGGTACTCTCCATGATGAGACTTCATCTGGCGTTAAAAGAGATGATGCATCATGCATCTGGGTTATCTCTGGGTATTCTATATCGTAATCTGATGGTACAGAATCAGGTACTGTATCGGAAAGATGTGGGATGGAAGATGCTGTGGGTTCTGATCTTCCAAGAGTAAGTATGAGGATTGGGGCCTCTTGGATGGGATTTACTCCTAATAGTTTGGTAATGGGTGCGTCTGTAAAGCCGGCAATAATCTTGGTGGGGGTCTTGTGTGCAGATGATATTGCTAGTGTGTTTGCAAGTATTGTACCACTGTCCCAGAATGTGTGCCTGTATGCACGTGCCTGATATTTTATTGAATTTCTTGAAAAGACATCTGTGAAAATTAGAATCACTGGGGCTTCTCTTGCTGATTGTTCATTTGCAGTCGCATCTACTACCAGTCCTCTGTAATCTCCATGTCTTATGACATCTAGTCGCATATTCTTTGGATCAAAGTGGTATACTCCTGCATCAAGTCTTGGAATATTTCCACATACAATGTAAATTTCGATGTGATATAGGGCTCCAGTGCATGAGGCTGCTCGAAAATCTACCTCTCCGAGTCCTGAAAATTTTATCTTTTTTGTTATTCCTGCTGAACAGTACAATATTTTTGCAAGTGTTTTAAGATCAGGTGTTGTATTGCCAAAACTCTCTTGCGATGAAATTGCATCTAGTGTCAAAACTCCTGTTGGATTTTTATCAAGTGTTAGTTCTATGGATGAGGTATTCTTGTAAACCTTGTATGGTGTTGGTCTGTGAGATGGATGGTACACATGAAATCTGTTCAAAAGCATGCCGTTTGGGTGTTTAGTACCATTGTGATAATGCCAAGTGGCATCAATTTCGTAATTTCGCAACAACCACTTGGTGTGTCATGTTAGTTGTTAATGTATCGCAGTCAAGCAGAAGATTTTTAGTGGTTGCTTTTTCAAAAGCATTTGATGGAAAATGAAGACGTACTGATAAGCATGGCTGGCATGACGGGTCTTGCAGGAATGCTTGCAGTTGGGGACAAGCAATACCAAGTTCAGAGTATGTCTATTGCCAAATCTACGATTCCGGTACGCAAGCCAACTACTAGAGGTGGAGTGTATTTTACAGATACGACTGCATACAAAATCAAGGCATCAACACATGACTTGTCCATTATACCTGAGATGCCAAAGCTAATGCTTGGGCCAAATACTGATTTTATGCCCATACTGCTAAAAACAACAGTATTGCTGAGCGGAAAAGAAAATCAAGTGACTCTGGTAACTCATTTGACAAATGCTGTAAACACCAAAGAAAAGGTGGAACTAAATCTGATTGTCGACAAGGTAGATCTGAAATAGATGCCCTTTGAATGTGATTAGTATATTATGCCATTAATTGATAGTACTGCCATGAAACTTGGAACTATTTTGATACTCTCTGTTGTGGTGTTTTCTGGTATAGGATCAAGTTTTGCACAGGTCCCGTCTCCTGGTTTTACAAATCCTGTGACTCTGAGTGATTCTTCTTCAAACTCTGAGCTGCCTCACATTGTAGTATCTGGGGATGGAATATTTGCAATTTGGAGTGCAACTCATAACGGCAAGTCTGATGTTTATTTCGCAAAAAGCACTGATGGTGGTGCCACATTTAGTACTCCGGTCAACCTATCACAGTCTGTATCAAGTCAGTCACTTTATCCGCAACTGGCAGAAAAGGACAATCATGTCTATGTCATATGGCAATCTTCAATCTCTGGCAACTCTACTGTATTGATGGCAAAAAGCACTGATGGTGGTACAACTTTTGGAACGCCTGTGCTCATAAGTGATGATACAAAACTATCTGCATTTCCGCAGATGGCAATTGATGGAAACAACGTCTATTCTTTATGGGTTGAAAAATCTGAAAACAATTCAACAAATGTTGTGTTTACAAAAAGTATTGATCAAGGAAATTCATTTGTTCCGCCTGTGTACATAACACATGGTGCAAGAAATTCTGGAATTCCGAAAATATTTGCTGAGACCGGAAAGGTGTATCTGACTTGGGAGGACAACAACAAGGGGGACTTTGAGGTCTTTTTGAGCAAGAGTAGTAACTCTGGAGACTCGTTTGATTCTCCAGTTGATATTAGCACAAGCGCTGGAGAGTCTGGCTCTCCTGAAGTGTTTGTGTATCAAAATAACATCTACGAAGTGTGGATGGATAACACCTCTGGAAACTATGATATCATGTTTACAAAAAGTAGCGATGGAGGAAACACGTTCTCAAAACCGCTTGATGTTAGTAATCTCAAAGGTGATTCTGGTTACCCGCAACTTGCTGCATGGAAAAATAATGTCTATGTCGTGTGGACTCAGACCATGACTGGAATAAACTATGACATTTATTTTGCAAAGAGCAGCAATAACGGGGATTCATTTGATGCACCCATCAACCTAAGTAATAATTTTGGACCGTCTGGATGGCCCAAGATTTCATCTGATGGTACAATCTATGTAAGTTGGGTAGACAGCACTCCTGGAAAATTTGATGTGTTTATCACAAAGAGCAATGACGGTGGAGCTACATTTCAAGATCCTACGAATTTGAGCAACAGTGTAAATGAATCATATGAAAATGAGATGGTTGTAACAAACAATTCGGTGTACATGGTGTGGGAGGAAGGACAACGAGGAAACTATACTATTGCGTTTTCAAAGAGCACCACATTTGTTCCAGAATTTGGACCGCTTGCATCTGTTGCATTGATGGTATCAATTGTGGGAATAATTGCTATATCTGTCAGGTCTGGTCTTAAATTCAACTGACTCTTTCATTACTGTGGTATCTCTAATAGTTCTACTAGACCGCATTTTGTATTTGGTGTATTCAAGTCAACAAATGCTATGCGCCTATTGTCAAAACCTTCTACTGGCTTGACAAGAACTGTTGCGCCTTTTTCTTCCAATCTGTCAAGCTCTGATTGTATGTTTTTTACCTCAAAGCAAAGGTGGTGAATTCCTCCTCCGGATTTTGCAAATTCACTTATGGCAGAATCTGGAGAAGCTGGCTCTATTAGTTCAATGAATGGCTCTCCCACTTTAAGGAGGCAGATGTTGACTTTTTGACTTGCAACAGGAAGTATCATGGTTTTTGTCTCAAAATTAAGATACTTGCCAAGCTCTCCCAGAGATTGGTTTATGCTCTTTACTACGATGCCTACATGGTGTAATTTCATAATTGATTCTAGTCTTGCTAGCGTGCTATAATCTAACTGCCTTCATGTTAATTTTATATTGATAGTGTCATCAAACAAGTGCGTGCTAGAAAAGCTAGTAAAAGAATCAAAGGCACTTGAAAAAGCCATCGCAGGTGAGGAACTTTCATTTGATGATGGAATGGAGCTAATGTCTTATGATAATCTCTACATGCTTGGTGCTGCTGCAGATTTGGTGCGCCAGAAAAAAATTGGACCCACCGTAACATTTGCTGCATCTTATTACATGAATTACACTAATGTCTGCGCTGCAAGCTGCCAGATGTGCGCATTTTACAGAAAGGGCGATGAATCTGATGCATACACTCTATCTGCAAAAGATATCGAAGCCAGAGTGGCAATGGCAAAGAACATGGGAGCAACAGAGGTTCACATTGTTGGAGGTTTTCATCCTGAACTACCATTGGAGTATTATGAGGAAATGTTCAGGACAATAAAGAAGAGTCATCCTGAATTAAACATCAAAGCACTTACTGCAGCTGAAGTATTTTTCATATCAAAGCTGACAAAAAATTCTGTCAAAGAAATACTGACACGACTCAAGGCTGCTGGGCTTGACACCATGCCTGGTGGAGGTGCAGAGCTGTTTCATCCGGATATTAGAAGCAAGATTGTACGCGGCAAGTGCTCAGGGCAGGAGTGGCTTGATACTATAGAGCAGGCGCATAATCTTGGAATAAAAAGCAACGCAACAATGCTATTTGGCCATATTGAAAAGCCTGAGCATATTGTAGATCATCTTGTAAAGTTACGTGAGGTGCAAAAGAGAACCAAGGGGTTTATCACGTTGATACCTCTCAAGTTTAGCCTTGATAATACTGAACTTGAAAAAAAGGGTCTTGTAACAGCTGAGAGCCCATCAACATATGACTTGAGAATAACTGCCGTATCTAGATTGATGCTTGCAAACCAACTTGATAACATCTCTGTGTATTGGGTTGCATTGGGAAAAAAGCTTGCACAGGTTGCATTGACATATGGTGGAAATGACTTGGTGGGAACTGCATTTTCTGAGGAGATTTATCGTGCAGCAGGCAAGGGAACAAACTCTTCTATTGTGGAGCTTGCAAATATGATAAAAGAGATTGGAAGAGAGCCAGCACAACGAGACACTTTCTTTAAAGTTATAAAAAAATTCTAAACTGATACTGCATACCTTGATTGTACTTGATATCAGAATGATACCTGTTATTCCAATATGCAAATAAAATTCTGGAAGAATATGGGCTTCAATAAATCATTCTTGGTTAGATTTGGTTATGGATTCTATTTTATTGCGATATTTTTCTTTGTATAGTGTCCGACATGATGTGCAGCAGAAAAATCTTTCTTGCGAACCAACTTTGAGTATTGTGGGTTTGTTGTGTGTGGGACCATTGCAATAATCACATGTTATTTTTACAAGCATGTCCTTGCCTATCTTTATCTTGTTTCCATTGAGTGACTTGTGTTTTATCTGGTCCAGATTGGCACTTGTTTTTGTTTCTAATTTTCCAAGGTCTAGCTCTACTGATACACCCTTGATCAGTCCTGCATTTACAAGTCTCTCATAATGTAGTTTCACAGTGGGTGTGCTCACCTTTGTCTCCCTTGATATCTGGCGAAAAGACTTTCGTCCGTCCTTGACAAGTGATTCTAATATTGCAAGGTCAATGTCGTCTAGTTTTAGGGGCATGATGTTTTGTATTGTAGTGCCTATTTGAAAATTGATCTTTACAAATGTAAAGGACTGGTGCTAAGTATCTCTGGTATGTAAAATATGCATGCCTGATACGGTCACGCCTCAAAATAGGACGGTGCGCACTGCTCTAAAGATAGGTGGAATGCACTGTGCTGGGTGCGTAAATTCCATTCAAGATCACGTTGGTGCACTTGGGGGAGTGACAAAATGTGAGGTCAACTTGGCTTCTGAGAAAGCCACACTGGAATTTGATCCAAAAATTACTGATCTAAAATCTATTGAAAAGGCAGTTGAAGAAATTGGCTACAAAGTTGTCTATGAAAAACTCACTGTCAAGATAGAAAATATGACTGATTCAAGTGATGCACAAAAGCTGGAAAAAAAACTTGGCAGCATTAATGGAATACAACATGCTTCTGCCAATTTTGGTAATGGGAAAATTGTTCTGGAATACAATCCTACTTTGGTTTCACTTGCTGACATAAGAAAAGCAATCACTGGTAGCAGATATTCTATAGGGCGTGAAGATTATGTCACTTTTGCAGATTCTGAAGCAACCAAATTCAAAAAATTATTTTTTCTAGGATTAGGATTTGCAATTCCTGTTTTGCTTTTTGGATATCAGGAATATGTTCCATTTATTCCGTTGCATGGTAGTGCAACTGCTGCATATCTTGTCTTTTCTTGTGCAAGTATTGTGCAGTTTGTTGTTGGGTGGAGATTTTATGCTGGAGCGTATCGTATTGGGAAGATGAAATCTGCAAATATGGATACTTTGATTGTTACAGGAACTACTACTGCATATCTGTTTAGTGTCGCCAATACATTTCCGACTCCAAACTGGAATCATATCTATTATGATGCATCAGCACTGGTTGTAGTTTTTGTAATGTTGGGCAAGTATCTTGAGACAAAAACAAAGGGAAAGACATCATCACTTGTACAAAAGATGATTGAGCTACAACCCAGGACTGCAAAAATCAGAAGAGATGGGCAGGAACTTGAGGTGCCAGTTGAGACGATAAAACCGGGTGACGTGCTAATTGTAAGGCCTGGAGAAAAAATTCCTGTTGACAGTCTAGTCCTGGGAGGAAACTCGGCAGTTGATGAATCTATGGTAACTGGAGAATCTGTTCCCTTGAACAAAAAAACTGGGGATCTAGTTGTGGGTGGAACTGTAAACATGGAAGGCATGCTTGTGATAAGGGCAGAAAGAGTTGGAAGCGATACAGTTCTTGCCCAGATTATAAAACTAGTTGAAGACGCAATGGGTCGTAAACCTCCAATGCAAAAGATGGTGGACAAGGTTTCTGGATATTTTGCATTTGCAATAATTGCGATTGCCCTTGCAACCTTTGTTGCATGGTATACATTAACACCTGGAATACACCAGATATCTGCGTCACTGATTCCTGCTGTTGCAATAATGGTAGTTGCATGTCCCTGTGCACTTGGGCTTGCCACTCCGACAGCTGTGATGGTGGGAATGAGCAAGGCTGCTCAAAATGGAGTTATCTTCAAGGATGGAATGTCACTTGAAATGCTCGGCAAGGTAAAGACTATAGTGTTTGACAAGACTGGCACTCTGACATCTGGAAAACCTACTGTTACAGATGTGATTTCACTCAAGCAGAGCATGTCTGGGAAAATTATTGGTGAAGATAAAGTTCTAGAGGTTGCAGCAATTGCTGAAAAAAATTCAGAACATCCACTTGCAAAATCAATTGTTCAATATGCAATCAACATGAAAATACAACTTGGGAAATCTGATAGTTTTTTTGCTGTTCCTGGCAAGGGAGTACGAGCTGTTTATGATGGTAACAACATACTGGTAGGCAGTCCTGGATTTGTTCAAGATGAGGGAATAAACATTGAATCTGCACAGCGAATCTCAAATCAATTACAAGAAAAAGGCAAGACTGTCATACTTGTTGTATGGTGTGAAACTCTGATTGGTCTTGTGGCATTGATTGATACCCCAAAGTCAAGTGCAAGGCCTGCCATACAGTATCTACAAAAAATGGGGATCAAGACTGTGATGTTGACAGGTGACAATCAATCAACTGCCAAGTTTGTTGCAGATGACATTGGAATTATGACTGTCTTTGCAAATGTATTGCCGTCTGCCAAGTCCGATGTAATACAATCACTGCAAAAAAATGGGCCTGTTGCTATGGTTGGAGATGGTATCAATGATGCACCTGCATTGACTAGTGCCGATATTGGAATTGCAATAGGTAGTGGAACTGATATTGCATTGGAGGCTGGTAATGTAATTTTAATCAGAGATGATTTGATGGACGTAGTATCTGCAATAGAAACAAGCAGAAAGACTGTCAGCAAGATAAAACAAAATCTGTTCTATGCCTTTGGATATAATGTGGTGCTTGTCCCGATTGCAGGTCTTGGACTGTTGTATCCTGCCATTGCAGGTCTTGCCATGGCTGCAAGCTCGGTATCAGTTACAAGCAGCTCTCTGTTGCTAAAAAGATGGTCTCCTCCAAGCAAGAAAAAAAAGTGACACTTACACTTTGAATTGTAATTAATTTTTGTTTGTCAGAAAAATGTCTTCTGTTACATCTCTGCAGGCTTTTGAGTTATTGGTTTTCCCTCTCCACCCTTCTTTTTGCGTCGCAGGCCTATGCTTATTAGCAAAATGAAAAAACCTAAACCCCCTACAAGTCCTGCAATGTTGCTGAGGCCTACGTTAATCACTTCAGCTTGAGCAAGTGCAGCTTTCTCATCATCTGACATGTCTGCCTTGCCAGTTGGAACATTTTCATTTAGATATGCATAAGATGCAAATCCTATTGCCAGCATTGATATGCCAATTACAAATACTCGCTTGTCCATTAGATGTACTTGTGTGATATGCTAGATAACTTAAGCTATGCGCAGATCAAACTCTGGGACAAATCCCTTTTCTATTCCCATTTGGAATAAACTCCTGATTGCCTGCTCTCCAAGTACGCCCATGTCAATTGTTACATCGTTGACATACATGCGGACAAATCTGTCAATTGTCTCCTTTGCTTGTCCTCGTCCATACTGCATAGAGTAATCTAGAGCCTCATTTGGTCTTGCCATTCCATATACAATGGACTCTCGGAAAAACTCGTCAAATTTTTTGATGGTTTCAATTCCAAAATGATTGCTCATCACATTTACTCCAAGAGGAACTGGTAATCCTCCAGTGCTGTCTCTCCACCATGTGCCAATATCAAAAAGTTTCATCAAGTTCTTTTGGTCATATGTTATCTGACCCTCGTGAATTACAAGTCCTGCATCTGCCTTGCCACTTGCTACTGCGTCTGGAATGTCGCTAAACTTCATCTCAATGTAATCAAATTTTCCAATCATTAATTCTAGCAAAAGAAATGCTGATGTCATTTTTCCCGGTATTGCAATTTTGGATGCGCGCAGTTTGTCTACATCTAGATTTTGTTTTGCTACAATTATTGGTCCATATCCTTTGCCAAAGCTGCCGCCACTTCGTAGTATGGTGTAATCTTTGAGATATGCACAAGCATGGGCAGAGACTGCTGTAACATCAAGCTCGTGCTTGAGAGAACGTTTGTTCAATGTTTCAATATCTTCTACGACATGTTTGATTGTAAAATGAGGTGAGGTAACCTTGCCACTGAGCATTCCATAAAACATGAATGCATCATCTGCATCTGGTGTGTGACCTATTGTAATCTCCACAAAAGTGAGACTTGCTTTCTATAATAAAAATCAAGTTAGATCTAATTTTTCCAATCTCTTTTCTGATGTAGACAAAATGTATCCCGAAATGCTCTGAGGATCAAAATCTCTGAATTTGGTGATCATTTGATCTATTTTTGATAATTTTTCCCTAAACGTTTAATAGATGCATAAAAAGGATTTTTAGCTAATTCATGAAGTACAAGGCGACAGAACAGATTCTGAAAATCATTGGAGACAAGAGTCGTATTAGAAACTTTGGAGTCATTGCACACGTAGATCACGGCAAGACTACAATGAGTGACAGTCTTTTGGCATCTAGTGGAATCATCAGTCCATCTGTTGCAGGTCAGGCCTTGGCATTAGATTCTATGAAACTTGAACAAGACAGACAGATGACAATTGTCCAGGCAAACGTTACACTACTTTACGAAAAAGATGACAAGGAATACGTCATCAACATGATTGATACTCCAGGTCACATTGACTTTACAGGTCGTGTCACACGAAGTCTTAGAGCAATTGACGGCGCTGTAGTGGTATCTGACTCTGTAGAAGGTATAATGACCCAGACTGAGACTGTAACAAGACAGGCATTAGAGGAAAGAGTTCGTCCTGTGCTTTACATTAACAAGATTGACCGTCTCATAAAGGAGCTAAGACTTCCACCTGACAAGATGCAAGAATGGTTGCTTGAAATTATTACAAACTTTAACAGACTAATCGATATCTATGCAGAACCTGAGTACAAGGAAAAATGGAAGGTAAGCATACAGGACGGAAGTGTCTCATTTGGTTCTGCCAAGGACAAGTGGGGATTTAACGCAGATGTGATGAAGAAAAAAGGAATTTCATTCAAAGATATCTATGAAGCATACTCAGAAGGTGGAGATGTCAAGAAGCTTGCAGAGCGTGCACCACTGTATGATGCAGTACTTGGAATGGTTGTAAAACATCATCCAGCCCCAGATGTTGCACAAAAATACAGAATTCCAAAAATATGGAAGGGTGATTTAGATTCTGACATTGGCAAGGCATTGCTAAACTGTGATGATAATGGTCCGGCAGTAATGATGATTGTAAACATGACAGTAGATCCTGCAGCAGGACCTGTTGCAATAGGGCGTCTGTTTTCTGGACGACTCAAAGACGGTGATAGGATACATCTTATTGATTCAAAACGTGAAGGCAGGATACAATCTGTCAACTTTTTCATGGGCAACCAGAGAGAGATGGTAGGTGAGCTTGCTGCTGGAAACATTCCTGCATTGCTGGGATTGGAACATGCAAGAGCAGGACAGACATTGTCAAGTGTATCAACTGTTAATACATTTGAAGGAATCCAGTATGTGTCTGAACCTGTAGTTCAGATTGCAGTTGAGCCAAAACATCCAAAAGATTTGCCAAGACTTGTAGAGGCTTTGAATCGTATCACTATAGAAGATCCTAACTTGGTTGTAAAAATTAACGAAGAATCTGGTGAGACTGTAATTGCTGGAATGGGTGTGCTTCACCTTGAGATTGCAACTGCGTTGATTGCAGACGCCAAGATAGA encodes:
- a CDS encoding heavy metal translocating P-type ATPase, with protein sequence MPDTVTPQNRTVRTALKIGGMHCAGCVNSIQDHVGALGGVTKCEVNLASEKATLEFDPKITDLKSIEKAVEEIGYKVVYEKLTVKIENMTDSSDAQKLEKKLGSINGIQHASANFGNGKIVLEYNPTLVSLADIRKAITGSRYSIGREDYVTFADSEATKFKKLFFLGLGFAIPVLLFGYQEYVPFIPLHGSATAAYLVFSCASIVQFVVGWRFYAGAYRIGKMKSANMDTLIVTGTTTAYLFSVANTFPTPNWNHIYYDASALVVVFVMLGKYLETKTKGKTSSLVQKMIELQPRTAKIRRDGQELEVPVETIKPGDVLIVRPGEKIPVDSLVLGGNSAVDESMVTGESVPLNKKTGDLVVGGTVNMEGMLVIRAERVGSDTVLAQIIKLVEDAMGRKPPMQKMVDKVSGYFAFAIIAIALATFVAWYTLTPGIHQISASLIPAVAIMVVACPCALGLATPTAVMVGMSKAAQNGVIFKDGMSLEMLGKVKTIVFDKTGTLTSGKPTVTDVISLKQSMSGKIIGEDKVLEVAAIAEKNSEHPLAKSIVQYAINMKIQLGKSDSFFAVPGKGVRAVYDGNNILVGSPGFVQDEGINIESAQRISNQLQEKGKTVILVVWCETLIGLVALIDTPKSSARPAIQYLQKMGIKTVMLTGDNQSTAKFVADDIGIMTVFANVLPSAKSDVIQSLQKNGPVAMVGDGINDAPALTSADIGIAIGSGTDIALEAGNVILIRDDLMDVVSAIETSRKTVSKIKQNLFYAFGYNVVLVPIAGLGLLYPAIAGLAMAASSVSVTSSSLLLKRWSPPSKKKK
- a CDS encoding menaquinone biosynthesis family protein, whose translation is MEITIGHTPDADDAFMFYGMLSGKVTSPHFTIKHVVEDIETLNKRSLKHELDVTAVSAHACAYLKDYTILRSGGSFGKGYGPIIVAKQNLDVDKLRASKIAIPGKMTSAFLLLELMIGKFDYIEMKFSDIPDAVASGKADAGLVIHEGQITYDQKNLMKLFDIGTWWRDSTGGLPVPLGVNVMSNHFGIETIKKFDEFFRESIVYGMARPNEALDYSMQYGRGQAKETIDRFVRMYVNDVTIDMGVLGEQAIRSLFQMGIEKGFVPEFDLRIA
- a CDS encoding elongation factor EF-2; protein product: MKYKATEQILKIIGDKSRIRNFGVIAHVDHGKTTMSDSLLASSGIISPSVAGQALALDSMKLEQDRQMTIVQANVTLLYEKDDKEYVINMIDTPGHIDFTGRVTRSLRAIDGAVVVSDSVEGIMTQTETVTRQALEERVRPVLYINKIDRLIKELRLPPDKMQEWLLEIITNFNRLIDIYAEPEYKEKWKVSIQDGSVSFGSAKDKWGFNADVMKKKGISFKDIYEAYSEGGDVKKLAERAPLYDAVLGMVVKHHPAPDVAQKYRIPKIWKGDLDSDIGKALLNCDDNGPAVMMIVNMTVDPAAGPVAIGRLFSGRLKDGDRIHLIDSKREGRIQSVNFFMGNQREMVGELAAGNIPALLGLEHARAGQTLSSVSTVNTFEGIQYVSEPVVQIAVEPKHPKDLPRLVEALNRITIEDPNLVVKINEESGETVIAGMGVLHLEIATALIADAKIDIVTSQPLINYRETIRGSAGPIMSKSPNRHNKIFMKVEPLDEKIAEMIRNNTLNEYKDKKEVAKILKDAGWDGDEAKRVMRFDVRGNVMVDGTKGVQFVQESTDSILSGFDDSMKEGPLAREQVRGCKFTFHHFVPHEDPAHRGLSQLGPASRRACTGAMLLASPVLLEPTLGIEVRVPQEMIGNVAGVISGKRGKVLNMEQKGVIHIISGEIPASETFDLSEVMRGQTAGKAMWNTHFKAWTPVPNSILLNVIADIRKRKGLSPDIPKPDEYVDKE